A window of Blastocatellia bacterium genomic DNA:
TACAGAAGTTTTACTATCTAAATTGCCTGTAGGCTCATCAGCAAGAATTAAAGCAGGGTCATTAACTAGTGAACGAGCAATAGCGACACGTTGTTGTTGTCCTCCAGAAAGTTGATTAGGATGATTTTGCTCTTTACCAGCTAGACCAACCATTGATAATGCTTTTTGAGCGCGTTTTAGCCTTTCTGATTGTTTAACTCCTAAATAAAGCATTGGTAGTTCTACATTCTCTAAAGCACTAGTGCGGGATAGTAAATTAAAACCTTGGAAAACAAAGCCTATTTTACGATTACGGATGTCTGCGAGTTGATTTTTACTTAAATTTGAAACATTTTGCCCATCTAAAAGATAAGTTCCTTCTGTAGCAGGATCAAGACATCCTAAAATATTCATAGCCGTTGATTTACCTGACCCAGAAGCACCCATAATAGCAACAAATTCACCTTGTTCAATGTTTAAAGAAATTCCCTTAAGAGCTATAAGTTCAATATCACCAGTACGATAGATTTTTTTGATATTTTCTAAATAAATAAGTGACATAACTTAAACTCCTCTACGGCCTGTTGACATTCTAGGTCTGTTATCAAAAGGTGATGAAGATTGAGTTTGTGTTGATTTATTAGTACCAACTTTGCTAACAACAATTTTGTCACCTTTTTTTATATTTCCACTTATTACTTCTGTTACTTTTCCATCTGTAATACCTATCTTAAGTCTGCGGGATTCATATTTGTTTTCACTATTAAGTGTCCAAATAGTGACCTTATGGATTTCTGCTAAATCACTATCATTAGGCGATGTTCTAGCATCTGTTTTATCTCTATTTTGTCTCCTAGTAGATTGATTAGGTTTATCTTGGACGGTTTTGCTAGTTTCGCTAAGTTTTTCTAACTCTTCAGATGAAGGCTTAAAGCGCAGTGCTGCATTTGGTATAAGCAATACGTTTTCTCGGTGTTCAATAGGTATAGTTACATTAGCTGTCATTCCGGGACGAAGTTTTCCTTGAGGGTTATCAAAGTTAACTACAGCATTATAAATAACGACATTTTGCGTGGTTATAGGGTTAAAACGAACTTGTAAAATAGCTCCCCGAAAAATATCTTTAGGAAAGGCATCTACAGTAAAATTAACTATTTGGCCTTCTTTAATACTGCCAACATCGGCTTCATCTATGTTAACAAGAACTTGCATCTTAGAAAGGTCATTAGCTATGGTAAATAGAGTTGGAGCTTGTAGACTAGCTGCTACGGTTTGCCCTACATCAACATTACGAGATATTACTATACCATCAATTGGAGAATTAATAATTGTTCGTTCTAGGTTTATTTTAGCTTGTTGAAGATTAGCTTTA
This region includes:
- a CDS encoding ABC transporter ATP-binding protein → MSLIYLENIKKIYRTGDIELIALKGISLNIEQGEFVAIMGASGSGKSTAMNILGCLDPATEGTYLLDGQNVSNLSKNQLADIRNRKIGFVFQGFNLLSRTSALENVELPMLYLGVKQSERLKRAQKALSMVGLAGKEQNHPNQLSGGQQQRVAIARSLVNDPALILADEPTGNLDSKTSVEIMEIFQFLNKTKGITIILVTHEEDIANFAKRIIVFKDGRIKEDRLVAQPLDAHLVHMQQESIAHQEEFL
- a CDS encoding efflux RND transporter periplasmic adaptor subunit — translated: MKTPTSRKKLIILVFLLIISTVIATYFWDEKSSADEFITATVVEGDISNNVMATGVIQAITTVQVGSQQSGTISWLGADFNSQVKKGQIIARLDPSTLQAQLDNVLASLQNAITAEEMARKAYNQELAAIESSKANLSMLAIQSKDSNRLATRNKELANVISARELELSIANAQMADARYQQALAQVKQAEASASSAKVKIDQTIAQVNQIKANLQQAKINLERTIINSPIDGIVISRNVDVGQTVAASLQAPTLFTIANDLSKMQVLVNIDEADVGSIKEGQIVNFTVDAFPKDIFRGAILQVRFNPITTQNVVIYNAVVNFDNPQGKLRPGMTANVTIPIEHRENVLLIPNAALRFKPSSEELEKLSETSKTVQDKPNQSTRRQNRDKTDARTSPNDSDLAEIHKVTIWTLNSENKYESRRLKIGITDGKVTEVISGNIKKGDKIVVSKVGTNKSTQTQSSSPFDNRPRMSTGRRGV